The DNA segment tctctctctctctctccctctctctctctctctctgtctctgtctctctctgtctctctctctctctgtctctctgtctctctctctctgtctctctctctgtctctctgtctctctctctgtctctctctgtctctgtctctctgtctctctctgtctctctgtctctctctctgtctctctctgtctctgtctctctctctctgtctctgtctctctctctctgtctctctctctctctgtctctgtctctctctctctctgtctctgtctctctctgtctctctgtctctctctctctgtctctctctgtctctctgtctctctctctgtctctctctgtctctctctctctctctctctgtctctctctctgtctctctctctgtctctgtctctctctctgtctctctctctctgtctctgtctctctctctctgtctctctctctgtctctctctctctctctctctctgtctcttctctctctctctgtctcttctctctctctctgtctctctgtctctctctccctctttcagtACAACCTCATCCTCAGATCCTCCtattctcttcctctccatctcctcgtctcctcctccctcttcctccccctcttcctcctcctcctcctcctctctccttcttcctcctcctcctcctctctcctcctcctctctgtacCAGTGGTTCAGTGTGCGTGTGCTCGGTGGTCATGTCGTACCCTCGGGCTTTTCTCCTCCAGCCCTCcgtgtctgtgtctcttcctcCGGCTCCGTCCTTCAGCTCCGGCCTCCTCTTGGCACCGAGGACCGAGGAGCTGACTCGCTCCTCTTCGGGCTCCGCCTTCGCTCCGTACCCGGGATCAGCGACTTCTCCCGGCTTCAACCTGCACCTCCGGtacggaggaggaagaggagcaggagcaggaggaagaggagccggaggaggaggaggagagccgcGGGCCGCCGAGACCCTCAGCGCGTTCATGGTGAGTGATAGTTTATAACTTCAGAATCTgagtgatgataataataataataataataataataataataataataataataataataataacaataatgataagagttataataataaagaacaatacaattattaacaacaacaatactcaacttataataatgaaaataataatgatggaaacaaaaatgataataataataataataaacagcgCTGAGATGTGTCCAGTGAGTTGGAGGAAAATGACACCGACTCAGAGAAGCTCTCCTCCACGcgctctccctgtgtgtgtgtgtgtgtgtgtgtgtgtgtgtgtgtgtgtgtgtgtgtgtgtgtgtgtgtgtgtgtgtgtgtgtgtctgataaaGAGGTTTTAATTACAGCTGCTTTAAATTGTTCTTCACagaaacattaataataataataatacgtgtgtgtgagtgtgtgtgtgtgtgtgtaaattaatctgtgattttttaaaactgcaatAGAGAGAAACGTCTTAGATCCtgaattaaattacaactttaaaaaaccatgaaataaaactaaaccaaAGTGAATTCACAAGATCATGGATTTTACTGCACTGGTTTATTTACTTCCACTATTTCTTATGGAAAAATGTTTCATACTTATATAGTAATAAACTAATATAATTGACATCACAATATCTCTGTatgtacaaactgtttttctatttaatcaTCCTGAGCCATTGCACTTTACTcaatgacatttatatataaaccactTCTACAGTGAAAAATGTATAAGATGTTCaaactgcattttttatttaaaggttctatttttattataatgcctttttatattttattctctatttcattctgagctgctgctgtaacaactgtgtggatcaatcaagttttatttgatcttatcttattaaattaaatcgaaataaaactaatttaaaaggtaaaactaaatcaaaatgaatttaaaagaaataaaatgagaaaagtcACAAAGTATGATCattataaaatcatttaattgtCATGACAACGCCCCCTCTGTTCTTTTTTAGAGTCCAGGGTTCGACCCGTCCTCAGGGATCTCCCCCTCCTTAGACTACCACCCATTCGGGGCCCTGGGGCCCTTCCCGTACTGTGACCCCGCCTACAGGAAGAACGCCACGCGGGACGCCACGGCCACGCTGAAGGCCTGGCTGAACGAGCACAGGAAGAACCCGTACCCCACCAAGGGCGAGAAGATCATGCTTGCCATCATCACCAAGATGACCCTGACTCAGGTGTCCACCTGGTTCGCCAATGCCCGGCGGCGGCTGAAGAAGGAGAACAAGATGACATGGACGTCCCGGAACCGGagcgaggacgaggaggaggaggacaacatCGAGCTGGAGCGGAACGATGAAGACGAGGAAACGCAGAAGACGAAGAGCGaggcaggtgagagagagagaactgagtgtgtgtgtctgtgtgtataatCTCTGACTAACtcctctgttgttgtgttgttgtgtagctGGGGGCCGTCCCTCCTCGGTTCTGGACTCCACTGATCTGATGTTCAGAGACGGAAGAAGCAGTGACGTTGATCTGGACTTTAAAGAGTCGGGGGACAGGAGGCCCCACATCCCCGGTCCCACCCACACAGGGACCCCTCCTCAGAACTCGCCACTCGGGACGCAGAGCGTGTCGGAGCTGGAGCGCACGTCGAGCTCGCCGACGCAGAAGCACAGAGACTCCTTCGCCACCATCCAGGGGCCAAACCCGGCCCCTAAACCCAAACTGTGGTCGCTGGCTGAGATCGCCACGTCGTCGGACAAAACAAAAGGATCTAATGAATCGTCTCAGAGCGGGGGGGGCGGCCACACGCGACAGCCCCTGTACCCCCACAGCCCCTCCCTGCCCCAACACCTCTACTACACCTCCCCCTTCATCCCAGCATACTCTCACTATGGCCCCCTGGGGCCCCTGCACAGCAGCCTTGGCTCACGCTCGGCCTCTGCGACGCATCTAAACGGATTAGAGCTGCAGCGAGCCGAGGGCGCCGCCACAGACGGTAAACTCagtcagctgcagctgcacgaACTCAGGAGGGCCCCAACGAACATGTAGGGGCCACGTTTCTGTACAGACCCTGaactgttgcattgtgggattgtTCACTGGAGGAGTTTTTCTATGTTGGTAAGACGTTGGTGTTTGTAACACGAAGTTTCATTAAAGTCTGATTCATACTcgactgatcagctgattcaACACAAACTCCTGAGTTGGTTTTAAATTTCAAGGattgaaacattttctgatttatgGATCAATGATGTTTCATCTGTTAAATTATTTGATCAGTTTATTaatcaacagaataaaaacGGAGTTTTCACCTGTTGTCTCATCAGCttcagtttttataaatgatatAATGATTAATAAACTCATTATGGGAACCTTCCAAATTAACTGTAGGACCTGTGATTGAATATAATCATAAAATAAGTGTAAAACCTCCAACAACTATTTGatcaatatatttattgaacctttgttatgAGGATCTAATCAAATCTTCATGTCTGTGGTTGATTAGATTCTATTATAATAAATTAagttatattatgttatattatatcatGGGATGCGATCATGAGACGTTAAAAGGTTCAACACCTCATTGAGCAGAAGCCTGACTTAGTTAAGATTCAACAGTGAACCAGGATCAAAACCAGGATCAAAACCAGGGATCAAACGGATCAAAGCCAGGATCAAAACCAGGATCAAAACCAGGTGAATGTTTTCCAGTGGATTCTCGGAGTTGAGCTCAAACTTTCTTCGTCGATGTTTAAAACAACAGGAACCAGACGCCTCGCCGTGTCTTCACTCACTGAATAATGCTAACAGCAGGCCATCACGCCCCCTGTGGTCAGAATGAATATGGCAGGTTGTGTGAGACTGACAGTTTGgatcaaacacagcagcaggccCCCCCCTACCGCTACCCCACCTGCAGCGGTGTGTTTACAGTGAGTTAAAccccctcctgcagcagctgggcTCACagacagcgccccctgcaggtcgCTGTGACGTGTTGTCCCTGGGACCATCGAGTCAAGGTGTGATGTGAAGTATCTGAGTGGATCCTGCAGAAGGTGTGAACAAAGCCTCAGTGGAGCCTCCTCCTGACACATGATGTCATCGGCCTGGAGCCACACCTCCAGTGACCCTGAATGTCTTTTACTTCCTGTTAGCGTAGCCACCGCTAACCTGCACAGTTTTCCAGCCCTGCACCAATCAGACGATGACGAGTGAATTCAGACTCACTGTGAAACACTTTAAGTCCCaaagtgtgatttgtgaatatggaaaataaaattactgattgattgattgattgattgattgactggctttgtgtcacttcctgtgagtCAGTGTCGGCCATGATAAGAACTGTCCCcatcacacaggaaacagaataaagatggacaacatgacagctactCTACAgagaagccaaatcatctccatcgccccctggtgtctggctgctgtaTAGTTCATTAAcccttctcctccatgttagcagatgggacatggaccaaactaaaaatcaaagtagatgttaaataaatgtttgtcaaagatgtttctgtcatttcaggtcgttctcatctcactgatgtttgttcaagttcatgtttctgatcagtttggttatatttagttatttgatgatataaaaacagcctGAGACTGAatcctgattggtcgagagcatgtatgggcgggacctcgataccacggctccacggtcactactgcacagagtcTGACTGAAAATGACGTCaccaccacaagatggcagcagacagagacaggaagtgacgtgtgacctctgctgcagaggtcatatgatcatgttgacatcacctgacaccgtctcagctctgatcaccacaaactctcttcacatcttcgtctgtgtcttcatcgtgtgtgtcagcacttcttcaccagagacatttgtgtcccgtgttagaagctcctccccccccccactcagtgaatcagtggaggatcctctgctgttcacactgctcctggatctagactttatacaggagctcaggaggaggaagacaaactgagtctgatcctccagagaagatccagagaactgaggagctcagtCTGAAGCAGCTGTTGTTTGTTGACATGTGTTTGGTTCTGGAGGCGTCAggagtgtggagctgcagtcgcctggaggaggaggagggccccCTGCAGGCCGTGCCTCCCCACAGCAGACGGCGTAGCCTCACGCTCCACCTGAGTCAGTCAGAGGCATGCTGGGAACGCCGGTGGCTCACACTCTGACACCAGAGAGGTGCAGGAGCTGCTGGGCCAGTGGACGCTCCCAGTTCAACCCTCTGAAGCTTCAGCTGTCACCTCAGCTGGGAGCAGCGCCTCCTGCTGGCCAGCAGGTCCGTCTGCATCAGCTGCAACTCAAGCAAAAGAATTCGATACCATTGATCACAAAATCCTCCTTCACAAACTAAAAGGGAGGGAGgctgtcacaaggtaaatctgtaaactacCTATcccccaaataaatatttcatttcattggaTAAAGCTGCTTAAAGGatcaaagtattaaagtatgtgTGGATCTCAGCCTCTAACTCACCCAGGACCTCATCTGTCCAGACTCATcatcaccaaaacaccagatcaCCAGCTTCCTGAAGgtaggtccatgtgtttttattgagtagtgatgtcagaggtttccaccacagtgtgtcctcagagacagtgagacagtgtgtcctgagagtcagtgtgtgtcctcagtcagtgagacagtgtgtgtcctcagagtcagtgtgtgtcctcagagtcagtgagacagtgtgtcctcagtcactgtgtgtcctcagagtctgtgtgtgtcctcagagtcagtgcagacattgtgtgtcaaactaaagctcattatagagacatgtatatatatatatatatatatatatatatatatatatatagtgtatatatacacattaactctaaccctaaaaaCCAGGCACATCTTCTGTAGTCAGTAGAAATAAACTGAGTTTAATCATGTTTGATTCATGtgttaaacacaaactgttcaatCACATAAACTGTAActtcaacatttaaacatcagagCTCATGTCagtgagcccccccccccgaggtTCAGGGCCCCCGGGGGCTGTGGGTCCGGCCCTGTAGCACCTGGTCCTCAGATAAACTCCTGCACCACCAGCTCCTTCAGGGAGCAGGAGGACACCTCCCCTCGCTCAGCGTCCCTCAGCGTGGTCAGCTCCTCCTGTAACTGAGCCGCCGGACGCCCCAACTCGTATCCTACATCCACCAGCAGGCTCAACAGCGCCGCCCTGTGGCGCTTCAATCCATAACGTCGGACCGCAGGCAGGGCCCGCAGAGCCGCAGCATACGCCTGCTCCGGTTCCTCCAGGTCCCGGTGACAGACGGCGAGGGCGGAGAGGGTGGGGACGAGGAGGGTGGCGCTTTGCCATGGTAacagcttctcctccatcactaacacatcctgcagctgctgcagcgccGCCTCGAACTGCCCCGCCCGCAGCAGCGCGTGGGCACGCCTCTGCTCTTGCTCCGTGAAGAACGCGGGGAAAAGCCTGGAGTGACGCACGCAGCGTGCGCGGTTCACTTCAGCCAAGTATTCCTGCAGCGCCACGCGTCGCTCTGCGATGACGTGAGGGCAGAAGTTCCCGCTCAGCAGCTTCGGGGGCAGAACCAGGTCCTCCAGCTCGTCCCTGAACTCCTGCTGGAGTTTGTGGTGGAAGCAGGAGAAGTCGCTGTAACGGCGCTCGACAGAAACACGGCGGGAATCGAACCTGCCCGAACGCATCAGCACCACCTGGTACACCTGgaaacaggaagacagagacaaggagggttgatttgatttatttatctttgaTCTTCATGATCAACAAAGGTCCTCGTTATGTTCTTATGCTTCTTGTTtagtttaaatattatttatttgaacttgTTTATTCAGgctgagacaggaagtgaagttcATCCACCATTTGATATTCAGAATAAAATGAGGAACTTATGttatatcatcattatttttctaCATCTATAAACAAACTGGTGAGAGAACATGAGAAACCTGGCTCCAGGTTGTTGGGTTTACAGAATCCAAAGAGGAGTCGAGGTTCCTTTACAAGGTTCTGGTGGTTACTGAGGAGGTTCTCACGATGGTTCtagagcagtggtcgccaacccgtcgatctgccagtcttcactgtcgatccccgaactctctggactcactgtctgtcgtcgcgccgcagatcagctgtgtgtcggttgtctgtgtgtcggttgtctgttgttcacacgcgctgtgtgtcggttgtctgtgtgtcggttgtctgtgtgtcggttgtctgtgtgtcggttgtctgtgtgtcggttgtctgtgtgtcggttgtctgttgttcacacgcgctgtgtcCCCTACTGacggtggagctgctggtttatctcctgcatttccttcaggaacaagttggttcatgtCCTAAACTAAATGTCCGGTCTGAAGACgagcatcttccggtctgtggataacaatcaaagtcccgttggaacaaatgagtggattcagaaggtgaaccgctggagtgcttttactttgaaacgggttcgggaagtgatgtaaatacgtttgtgtcataaacagataaacattttggttcacagcagaataaacagagaaaatgatcttatctgatttttaatgtttatctgatgaatttatgtcacaaacaaatggttgcaacactttctgtatgccttttcaaaataaaagcactcgagcgtttctgttgatggaatccattcccttgtttcaaaaggttttttattgtgaaatatttgctggagcGGAAgctgcacggcttcatactgtgtagtcCTGGTATTTAtctgagtacaagggacttctttcatataaggaaattatcatatttgtggccatattcaaatcaaagcctatatgtaaaaacattgtgctgctgtagcagctcctctgcagaacatgatgtggaactgagaagctacatattttgcattgtaaatatgaattgttattaatttgaatattgtgcattgaatagaaaaatttgcacaactgcctttctttatgtatatttatttcttgtacattcagcctttaacagaaattgcaaaaaataataagtatgaccctcctaagtgggtttgttggaagatatcaacaacatcacgactgtttcctgtcctggctcctaaacgtggaaccagctccacgtggacatcaggacaggaagtcctGATGTCCACATGGAACCAGCTCCACGTGGACATGAGGACAGGAAGTCCACACATCTTCCTCCAAACTAAAGACACACCTCTTCAGACtacaccttgaataaaagtttaaactaacaatttagtagctCTTACATGTCACTAACTTATAGAACTTTgtagtttgcttttttttttaagaaattatactttcttgattcttgttgttctggtttgttcctcgtggttgatgcactgattgtgagtcgctttggataaaagcgtcagctcaatgtaatgtaatgtgatgtaatggtagatctcggcttaagtttggaattaaaaagtgatcttgggctcgaagAGGCTGGTGACCACTGTTCTAGAGTTTCCTTAGTTTTGTCTGGTGACTGTTTAGAAGGTTTGAACAGTTCAGTGAAGAGGTTCTACATTGTGTTATCATTAATAGGTTCTATAGGTCCTTCATGAGGTTCTAGTGGTGAGATTTTAGTATTGGACTGTGTTCCACCATTGACACCAAGACAGGGAATGTTCTCTAGAAGAACGTTGGTCTCTAACACGGACAATGTTCAGGTTCTCACCACATGTTTGCTCAGAACCTGGTCGATGATCCGAGCTGAAGGGATTTCAAACATCAGCCTCATGGGACGGTGCCGCCGCTTCACCACCCGGACGttctcctgaagctgctgagtcGTCAGAGAGGAGCaccctacacaaacacacacacacacacagtgacacagacacacacacagtgacacagacagagacagacacacacacacacacacagtgtcacagacacaaagacacacacattgacacacaaatacacacacacactcattgtaGTCGGAGCTcacatgtgttttcataaataaagttgtgaaGTGTGAATTTAAAcctgaagccaaagcgtctgtGTGAGTCGGGTTCCTCCTTAGTTCTGCTCCTAGTTCTGCTCCTtgtcctgctccagctcctggttctggttctgctccttgtcctgctccagctccagctcctgtttcTTCCATTACACTTAGAAAACCTATtgtgaaacacagagaacatgaGGAGAAACAAATCCGTCTGACTATGACTTGTTTTACAGAGTCTCTTACCGGTCGATCCTCCAGGTCCAGAGAtacagagactcagagacttagagacacagagacttagagacacagagatacagagacacagagacacagagacagagaaaagacgTATCACTGTTAGAGACAAGCAGACAGAAGAGGAAGTTCCTCAGAGGACAAACAACGAAGTCAGTGAAGAGGAAGTGTAAccaaacagctgtgtgttgtgtgtctgtgttcacgtgtgtgtgtgtgtgcgtctgtgtgtacttgtgtgtgtgtgtgtgtgtctgtttagttgtgtgtctgtgttcagttgtgtgtctgtgtgtagttgtgtgtctgtggtcagttgtctgtgtgtgtagtttgtatGTACTGTATCTTACTCAGCACCTCCACCTGGTGGCCACACAGAGAATGAAGCAGCTCAGTTTACAGGTTTATTGTTTTACAGATAAAAATCAAAGGCTTTAAAATaactttcctctctttttacatatttacacaaGTTACCTGACACATGTTTACACAAACATCCTCACacataaaatcacatgtttgttggaaaacacaataaaaaacaaagagtggtgacatcatcacttcAGAGAcaaacttcaaataaataatcattaaatCAAACACGTACAGTTCAGTGTAAACATGTGATTGAACGTGTCACATGACTAAAGGTCTGTAGAGAGATCTCAGTGGGAGGAGCTGCGGTCGTTGGCGACGTCCTGCAGGCGGcgcagcagagcagagtgatTATCAGGACACGCCCTCTTAGGAGACGTCTCGTCCTCCAGAGTCAGACTGCGCTTCCTGGACGGCGTCTCTCCGCTCCGGACCATGCTGTTGATCTCCTGGAGacgctgaggtcagaggtcacagaggtcagtTATCAAACGTGtgtgtaaatggtttgtatttataaagtgtttttctcGTCTTGATGACTCAAACGTTTTCCAGTGTAgtttgtcattcacacacattcacacagagcatctattagcagcactttttgttCTATGACGGGCAATTcgggggttcagcatcttgcccaaggacacttcggcatgcagatgaggaagactggggatcgaactgccgaccttcaggttaaaaaaataatctttagtTTAAACTAAAGATTTAGTAGCACTGAAAAGTCACTTTCTTAAAGCACTTTGtcgtttgtctttctttttgtactttcttgattcttgttgttctgggttgtTCCCTCGTGGTTGATGctcttattgtgagtcgctttggataaaagtgtcagctcaatgaaatgtgatgtaatataaagatgatcagctcACGTTGGGGGGGCTGCTGCAGATGTAGTAATAAATCTTGTCCCGGGGGGTTGTCAGCGTGGGGGCGGAGCCTGTCTTGTGTGGCGAGATGTAAATGGAGTGTTTACTGGAGAAAAGCATCCGACGAGGAGAGCCGGTCCTCAGGGAGGGGTagggacacagagagggggggggctccacctgaacacagacacacaaacacacacagacacacagtgagtgGTGATGTGTAGCTACAGATGAAGGTGTGAGTGTGACGCTGCCTCACCCCTGCAGAAGGGGGGGTGGGTGAGTATCTCAGAGCGAACTGTCTCATCTCTTTGATGTAAACGTTGTTGTAGAAGTGGATCAGGTCTCCTCGCTCCTCCTCACTGTCGCCCCCTGGGGGCcaagtggaggactttttgttGGAGGTGCTGttggtgggggtggagggggcaCTGCTGCGCTGGGGGGTCGACAAGGTGCTGCTGGGGAGAATAGGAACTGGACTGTTGTCTCCACCTGCAGGGGGCGTTAGATAACAGAAAACACCATCTATTTATATTGAAGGTGGAGAAGAAGCAgtgttgtgtctctttcagTTTCAGGTTCGACGACACAACctcctgaaggaaacatctGGCTGCTTTGATTTAGACTagacaaacaggaaatgtaCCAGAGGAACAAAACGAGGAGCTAAAAGAGGCTGAAGATTCGCTGCAGTAAAGCTGATCAAGGATTGAAAGATTGATAAATGGAGtgattttaattcattaataattGATTGAGTTCTGGTACCTGGCTCCTCACTGCCCCCTGTGGACGAAGACAGTAGACAGTTTGTGTCGTTGGTCAAgtgaatcctcctcctccctgagatCAACACACTCCTGTacacctgtaacacacacacacacacacacacacacacacacacacacacacacacacacacacacacacacacacacacacacacacacacacacacacacacacacacacacacacacacacacacacacacacacacacacgtgatcaaagactgtaaataaagatggatgacatgtctccaccttaaaatataaaataaaacctctgcCATCATGTGGTCTGGGACCGAGCAGGTAAACCAGAGAGACACAACAAGACTAAAATAATGTTAAGAATCAATTTTGGCCCATAAAAGGTTAAACTAACTCCGGCACCAACTAAAGAGCAACAGCCTAAAGTGACACAGGGGGAACTTGTATAGTGGCTGATCACATTTAAACAAACGACAAGAACCACAAAACATGCCAGTATAACACTATCTAATATTAACTAATAGTTAcacatcaatataaaaaaattaacaacCAAACATCTAAATACCAATGTCCCACCCCATGATTAGGAACATGGTGCAGTCCAGTTGCTCATCAAGAGCATTTGTGCTGCAGCAACATGAAACTCAGAAAAGTCCAT comes from the Hippoglossus stenolepis isolate QCI-W04-F060 chromosome 5, HSTE1.2, whole genome shotgun sequence genome and includes:
- the irx5b gene encoding iroquois-class homeodomain protein IRX-5b; translated protein: MSYPRAFLLQPSVSVSLPPAPSFSSGLLLAPRTEELTRSSSGSAFAPYPGSATSPGFNLHLRYGGGRGAGAGGRGAGGGGGEPRAAETLSAFMSPGFDPSSGISPSLDYHPFGALGPFPYCDPAYRKNATRDATATLKAWLNEHRKNPYPTKGEKIMLAIITKMTLTQVSTWFANARRRLKKENKMTWTSRNRSEDEEEEDNIELERNDEDEETQKTKSEAAGGRPSSVLDSTDLMFRDGRSSDVDLDFKESGDRRPHIPGPTHTGTPPQNSPLGTQSVSELERTSSSPTQKHRDSFATIQGPNPAPKPKLWSLAEIATSSDKTKGSNESSQSGGGGHTRQPLYPHSPSLPQHLYYTSPFIPAYSHYGPLGPLHSSLGSRSASATHLNGLELQRAEGAATDGKLSQLQLHELRRAPTNM
- the snx20 gene encoding sorting nexin-20 isoform X1, with translation MFTLNCFLSVMEETGAGAGAGQGAEPEPGAGAGQGAELGAELRRNPTHTDALASGCSSLTTQQLQENVRVVKRRHRPMRLMFEIPSARIIDQVLSKHVVYQVVLMRSGRFDSRRVSVERRYSDFSCFHHKLQQEFRDELEDLVLPPKLLSGNFCPHVIAERRVALQEYLAEVNRARCVRHSRLFPAFFTEQEQRRAHALLRAGQFEAALQQLQDVLVMEEKLLPWQSATLLVPTLSALAVCHRDLEEPEQAYAAALRALPAVRRYGLKRHRAALLSLLVDVGYELGRPAAQLQEELTTLRDAERGEVSSCSLKELVVQEFI
- the snx20 gene encoding sorting nexin-20 isoform X2, whose protein sequence is MEETGAGAGAGQGAEPEPGAGAGQGAELGAELRRNPTHTDALASGCSSLTTQQLQENVRVVKRRHRPMRLMFEIPSARIIDQVLSKHVVYQVVLMRSGRFDSRRVSVERRYSDFSCFHHKLQQEFRDELEDLVLPPKLLSGNFCPHVIAERRVALQEYLAEVNRARCVRHSRLFPAFFTEQEQRRAHALLRAGQFEAALQQLQDVLVMEEKLLPWQSATLLVPTLSALAVCHRDLEEPEQAYAAALRALPAVRRYGLKRHRAALLSLLVDVGYELGRPAAQLQEELTTLRDAERGEVSSCSLKELVVQEFI